A window of Corvus hawaiiensis isolate bCorHaw1 chromosome 17, bCorHaw1.pri.cur, whole genome shotgun sequence contains these coding sequences:
- the RAD21L1 gene encoding double-strand-break repair protein rad21-like protein 1: MFYVHLLINKRGPLAKIWLAAHWEKKLTKAHIFECNLEATVQKILSPKFAIALRTSGHLLLGVVRIYHRKAKYLLADCSEALTKMKTAFRPGLLDLPEENFEAAYQSITLPEEFHDFEAPLPDVKAIDVAEHFTLNQSRAEEITLTENYESSILLCDRNFDEEADALRRQNFFEGSVLMSSNSLVADPNSASTSGDKSVLHGDVYCFQDDHFGDEDDAADMIEILLRDEENVLDTDILDVEEARPLSQDLPENSTAIESNCADTTVKDVDHTMSETILLFKEEGFVLEPVDDTAVTPRKKKQRKRKLLVDVEKELSCNTIYKQLTNCTDLLATLDLAPPTKKTMMWKELGGVDILLSHASQPMGHIELQKLFEKCFKSDRCKMRANGIQRMSEMKEIRKEQDTTEMLPVEEPSYLKEPAHSETERKIRNDSFMLTSQNDRNETNENCGEIIEDGAAFSESSKNSLGQEAEAQQVEVPKEQTRTRKDSEEIRWGKRTLRLQKTLQQLKRSGVCSFSFRELCRKNNRKEAAATFYIFLVLKKQLVLELRQHEPFADLTATAGLMFDKII, from the exons ATGTTCTATGTCCATTTGCTCATCAACAAGCGGGGGCCGCTGGCCAAAATCTGGCTGGCTGCCCACTGGGAGAAGAAGCTCACCAAGGCACACATCTTTGAGTGCAATTTAGAGGCCACCGTACAAAAAATCCTCTCCCCAAAG TTTGCTATAGCTCTGCGAACCTCTGGACACTTACTCCTGGGAGTGGTGCGGATTTAccacaggaaagcaaagtacCTCTTGGCAGACTGCAGTGAAGCTCTGACCAAAATGAAGACAGCCTTTCGCCCAG GGCTTCTTGACCTTCCGGAAGAGAACTTTGAGGCTGCTTATCAGTCCATTACATTACCTGAAGAATTTCATGATTTTGAAGCACCACTACCAGATGTAAA GGCCATTGATGTTGCTGAACATTTTACCTTGaatcagagcagagctgaagaaATCACACTTACAGAGAATTATGAAAGCAGTATACTTCTCTGTGATAGAAACTTTG ATGAAGAAGCAGATGCACTGAGGAGACAGAACTTCTTTGAGGGCAGTGTCCTGATGAGCAGTAACAGCCTGGTGGCTGATCCCAATTCAGCCAGCACCAGCGGAGACAAATCTGTGCTGCACGGAGATGTTTACTGCTTCCAGGATGACCATTTTGGGGATGAGGATGATGCTGCAGATATGATTG AAATCCTGTTGAGGGATGAGGAAAATGTCCTAGATACAGACATTCTTGATGTGGAGGAAGCACGTCCTTTGTCACAAGATCTGCCAGAGAACAGCACAGCCA TTGAGTCCAACTGCGCCGACACCACTGTTAAGGACGTAGATCACACAATGAGTGAGACAATCCTTTTGTTCAAAGAAGAAGGATTTGTGCTTGAGCCAGTTGATGATACAG CTGTCaccccaaggaaaaaaaaacaaagaaagaggaagTTGCTGGTGGATGTAGAGAAGGAGCTCAGCTGCAACACCATTTACAAGCAGCTCACCAACTGCACGGACCTCCTGGCCACGCTGGACCTCGCTCCCCCAACCAAGAAAACGATGATGTGGAAGGAGTTGGGAGGTGTGGATATACTCCTGTCCCATGCATCACAGCCCATGGGTCACATTGAGCTGCAAAAG ttgtttGAAAAATGCTTCAAGAGTGACAGATGTAAGATGAGAGCAAATGGAATACAGAGGAtgtctgaaatgaaagaaattagaaaAGAGCAAGATACTACAg AGATGCTACCAGTAGAAGAGCCAAGTTACCTGAAGGAGCCAGCTCATTCTGAGACTGagagaaaaattagaaatgaTTCCTTTATGTTGACATCACAGAATGACAGGAATGAAACCAATGAGAACTGTGGTGAAATTATA GAGGATGGAGCAGCTTTCTCTGAGAGCTCAAAAAATTCCCTGGGTCAGGAAGCTGAAGCACAGCAGGTGGAGGTGCCAAAG GAGCAAACAAGGACCAGGAAAGACAGTGAAGAAATAAGATGGGGCAAAAGAACTCTTCGGCTACAAAAAACTTTACAG CAGTTGAAGAGATCAGGTGTGTGTTCCTTCAGTTTTCGGGAGCTCTGCCGGAAAAACAACCGGAAAGAAGCTGCAGCCACATTTTACATCTTTCTGGTGCTGAAGAAGCAGCTGGTCCTTGAGCTGAGGCAGCATGAGCCCTTCGCTGAcctcacagccactgctgggctcaTGTTTGACAAGATCATATAA